A single window of Bradyrhizobium daqingense DNA harbors:
- a CDS encoding NUDIX hydrolase, translating to MKLCDHTSVGILVRKGSSILLIERAQPPFGFAPPAGHVDDHGSYEQAAIAELAEEVGLTALHLSFLHEERLHNRCRRPNGTWHLWKIYEAIVEGEVRLSRREARRALWASPVQLRELAARSERYQRGLIGEREWNAKPGLEPIWVYLFGQLERQQSNDRR from the coding sequence TTGAAACTATGCGACCATACTAGTGTCGGCATTCTTGTGCGCAAAGGCTCTAGCATTCTCCTGATCGAGAGGGCTCAACCTCCTTTCGGCTTCGCTCCTCCTGCGGGGCACGTCGACGATCATGGCTCTTATGAACAAGCAGCTATCGCCGAGCTTGCTGAAGAAGTTGGATTGACAGCTTTGCACCTTTCATTCCTTCATGAAGAGCGACTTCACAATCGCTGCAGACGGCCCAACGGCACCTGGCATCTTTGGAAGATTTACGAAGCGATCGTTGAAGGAGAGGTTCGTTTGAGTCGCCGTGAAGCCCGTCGCGCTCTCTGGGCGTCACCGGTTCAACTTCGCGAACTGGCGGCACGTAGCGAGCGTTATCAAAGGGGCCTCATTGGCGAACGCGAGTGGAACGCCAAGCCTGGTTTAGAGCCAATCTGGGTCTACCTATTTGGTCAGCTTGAGAGGCAGCAAAGCAATGATCGGCGATGA
- a CDS encoding transposase, producing the protein MLKAIHVQESRAAADEKARTVIADLRASRMAKAADLVEQAVHETLAYYAFPDIHWRKIRTNNPLERIMKEIRRRTRVVGAFPDGQSCLNLAAARLRHIAGTAWSTKCYMNMRPLYQPQLSETGAVA; encoded by the coding sequence ATGCTCAAGGCCATTCATGTCCAGGAGAGCCGCGCCGCGGCCGACGAGAAAGCCAGGACCGTCATCGCGGATCTGCGGGCCAGCCGTATGGCCAAAGCTGCTGATCTCGTCGAGCAGGCGGTTCACGAGACGCTCGCCTACTATGCCTTTCCGGACATCCATTGGCGGAAGATTCGAACGAACAATCCGCTCGAGCGCATCATGAAGGAGATCCGGCGACGAACCCGTGTCGTCGGCGCCTTCCCCGACGGTCAATCCTGTCTCAACTTAGCGGCGGCCCGGCTGCGGCACATTGCCGGAACGGCGTGGTCGACCAAATGCTACATGAACATGCGACCGCTCTATCAGCCACAACTCTCTGAAACCGGAGCCGTCGCCTGA